A region of Kribbella sp. NBC_01245 DNA encodes the following proteins:
- a CDS encoding aldo/keto reductase, whose product MSTTGRSPGPRSTATSGSWLRFRPPRYGFGGGPIGRLPEPVGDALAQATIDSAYGAGIRYFDTAPRHGLGASERRLGEALSRHPRRDYLVSTRAGELIVDGKLEYDFSADGLLRSLAASLDRMGLEAVDLVLVDQAEQCWEKVCPVLRELRDQGAIKAFGVTTRKPDELAPLVRETDLDVVLLSGRYTLLDQSAGPLLHLCRERGVAVIAGGVFGSGLLSGQASAAADPDLVILSQRIAAVCEQYGVSLPQAALAFPVRHPAITSILVGAASPAEIRSDAKLVRQAVPPDLWRELSDQGLINAV is encoded by the coding sequence GTGTCGACAACCGGCCGATCACCTGGGCCACGCAGCACCGCGACCAGCGGTTCGTGGCTTCGCTTCCGGCCGCCTCGGTACGGGTTCGGCGGCGGGCCGATCGGCCGACTGCCCGAGCCCGTGGGCGACGCACTGGCGCAGGCCACGATCGACTCGGCGTACGGCGCGGGTATTCGCTACTTCGACACGGCACCCCGGCACGGCCTCGGCGCCTCCGAACGACGTCTGGGTGAGGCGTTGTCGCGACACCCGCGCCGGGACTACCTGGTGTCGACGCGTGCAGGCGAGCTGATCGTCGACGGGAAGTTGGAGTACGACTTCTCGGCCGACGGGCTGCTGCGTTCACTGGCCGCCAGTCTCGATCGGATGGGCCTCGAAGCGGTTGACCTCGTCCTAGTTGACCAGGCCGAGCAGTGCTGGGAGAAGGTCTGCCCGGTGCTGCGCGAGCTCCGCGACCAAGGCGCGATCAAGGCCTTCGGCGTGACCACGCGGAAGCCTGATGAGCTGGCACCACTCGTGCGCGAGACGGACCTGGACGTCGTACTGCTGTCCGGGCGGTACACGTTGCTCGACCAATCGGCCGGACCGCTGCTGCACCTCTGCCGGGAGCGAGGTGTGGCCGTCATCGCTGGTGGCGTGTTCGGTTCGGGGCTGCTCTCGGGACAGGCGTCGGCCGCGGCCGACCCGGACCTCGTCATCCTCAGCCAACGCATCGCCGCTGTCTGCGAGCAGTACGGCGTCTCGCTCCCGCAGGCGGCTTTGGCGTTTCCGGTTCGCCATCCCGCCATCACCTCGATCCTGGTCGGGGCGGCGAGTCCGGCGGAGATCCGGTCCGACGCCAAGCTGGTTCGCCAGGCCGTACCGCCGGATTTGTGGCGGGAACTTTCCGACCAAGGCTTGATCAACGCCGTTTGA
- a CDS encoding lactonase family protein, which produces MVTSRRRFLGLTAAAAAGLTHAEIAQACRRVTSTMYVGAYTSQAGGGAGIGLAKYDTASGKVTSTGSLTGVADPSFVILAPGGRFMYAVNEQENGGVTAIAVDAPGKLRVLNRQSTGGSAPCHLALVAGGKYLLSANYSSGDVAVHPVKADGSLGARTDLVKHVGDEPHAHQVVADPSGRYVLAVDLGTDSVYTYTLSTAGKLALKSQATLKAGAGPRHLAFHPSGAYAYVANELDSTIAVCAYDGASGKLTPGEVQATAPGGTTNYPAEVVVSPDGRFVYLTNRGHNSVAVFAVEGGGASLRRVATPSCGGDWPRHLAFDPTGNLLFVANQRSNGITSFQVDKQTGLLTAGPTFTTPVPVCVLPV; this is translated from the coding sequence ATGGTTACGAGCCGCCGTCGTTTCCTTGGTCTGACCGCTGCCGCCGCGGCCGGTCTCACTCATGCCGAGATCGCGCAGGCATGCCGCCGCGTGACTTCGACGATGTACGTCGGGGCGTACACGTCGCAGGCGGGTGGTGGTGCCGGCATCGGGTTGGCCAAGTACGACACGGCGTCGGGCAAGGTCACGTCGACCGGGTCGCTGACCGGCGTGGCTGATCCGTCGTTCGTGATTCTCGCGCCGGGTGGGCGATTCATGTACGCCGTGAATGAGCAGGAGAACGGCGGCGTCACGGCCATCGCGGTCGACGCGCCCGGGAAGTTGCGGGTGCTGAACCGGCAGTCCACAGGTGGGTCGGCGCCGTGCCATTTGGCGTTGGTTGCTGGGGGCAAGTATCTGCTGAGTGCGAACTACAGTTCGGGGGACGTGGCCGTTCATCCGGTCAAGGCGGACGGGAGTTTGGGGGCGCGGACGGATTTGGTGAAGCATGTGGGGGATGAGCCGCATGCCCATCAGGTCGTGGCGGATCCGTCCGGTCGGTATGTGTTGGCGGTGGATCTGGGGACTGACTCGGTTTACACGTACACGTTGAGTACGGCCGGGAAGCTGGCGTTGAAGTCCCAGGCGACGTTGAAGGCCGGCGCGGGCCCTCGGCATCTCGCGTTCCATCCGTCGGGGGCGTATGCGTATGTGGCGAACGAGTTGGACAGCACGATCGCGGTTTGTGCGTACGACGGGGCGAGCGGCAAGCTCACGCCGGGGGAGGTGCAGGCGACGGCACCGGGTGGTACGACGAACTACCCGGCTGAGGTGGTCGTGTCGCCGGACGGGCGGTTCGTGTATTTGACGAATCGCGGGCATAACAGCGTGGCGGTATTCGCGGTGGAGGGCGGCGGTGCGTCGTTGCGCCGGGTGGCGACTCCGTCGTGCGGTGGGGACTGGCCGCGGCATCTCGCGTTTGACCCGACTGGGAATCTGCTGTTCGTCGCGAACCAACGCTCCAACGGCATCACCAGCTTCCAGGTGGACAAGCAGACCGGCCTCCTCACTGCTGGCCCCACTTTCACCACGCCAGTACCGGTCTGCGTTCTGCCGGTCTAA
- a CDS encoding winged helix DNA-binding domain-containing protein: MTNVLSLRALNRATLQRQWLLERQDHTALDAIEHLLGMQAQMPLAPYVGLWTRLTNFVPDDLASLLESRQAVRGSMMRATIHLMSSRDFLGIRPLVQPCMDREIYQNQTYGRQRLEGLDIPALLAAGEALMAEAPRTAVQFREALGPLWPNHEPPSLAHAVRCLLPTIQVPPRGIWGKGGNPTMSTADLWLGKPVEAMPIDDVVLRYFESYGPASVLDVQAWSGLTRLGEVVDRLRPQLRVYLSPEGRELFDLASSSLPDEDVPAPTRFVPEFDNVLLSHADRTRFLDDTLRGRLLIEERMSRGAVLYDGRVAALWKLVRTGGDKGLEVEPVTSLSRAALESVEAEGNELLAFALPGSRLRFIS, from the coding sequence ATGACGAATGTCCTCAGCCTTCGTGCCCTCAATCGCGCCACCCTGCAACGGCAATGGCTGCTCGAACGGCAGGACCACACCGCCCTCGACGCGATCGAGCACCTACTCGGCATGCAAGCGCAGATGCCGCTCGCGCCGTACGTCGGTCTCTGGACCCGCCTGACCAATTTCGTACCGGACGACCTCGCGTCGTTGCTCGAGAGCCGGCAGGCGGTCCGCGGATCGATGATGCGGGCAACGATCCACCTGATGTCGAGCCGGGACTTCCTCGGCATCAGGCCGCTGGTCCAACCGTGTATGGACCGTGAGATCTACCAGAACCAGACGTACGGCCGTCAGCGCCTCGAAGGCCTCGACATCCCCGCACTGCTCGCGGCAGGTGAGGCGTTGATGGCCGAGGCGCCGCGGACGGCGGTCCAGTTCCGGGAGGCGCTCGGCCCGCTCTGGCCGAACCACGAACCGCCTTCGCTCGCGCACGCCGTACGCTGCCTGCTCCCCACCATCCAGGTACCGCCGCGCGGGATCTGGGGCAAGGGCGGCAATCCGACCATGTCGACGGCCGACCTCTGGCTCGGCAAACCAGTCGAGGCGATGCCGATCGACGACGTGGTACTGCGCTACTTCGAGTCGTACGGCCCGGCGAGCGTTCTCGACGTACAAGCGTGGTCCGGTCTGACCCGGCTCGGCGAGGTGGTCGATCGCCTCCGGCCCCAGTTGCGCGTCTACCTGTCGCCGGAGGGACGCGAACTCTTCGATCTGGCCTCTTCTTCGTTGCCCGACGAGGATGTGCCGGCGCCGACGCGGTTCGTGCCCGAGTTCGACAACGTACTGCTCTCGCATGCCGATCGGACCCGGTTCCTCGACGACACCCTGCGCGGCCGACTACTGATCGAGGAGCGGATGAGCCGGGGCGCCGTGCTGTACGACGGCCGGGTCGCCGCATTGTGGAAGCTGGTCCGGACTGGCGGGGACAAAGGGCTGGAGGTCGAGCCGGTGACTTCGCTATCCCGTGCGGCGCTTGAGTCGGTCGAGGCCGAGGGCAACGAACTGCTCGCCTTCGCATTGCCCGGTTCGCGTCTACGGTTCATCTCATGA
- a CDS encoding CocE/NonD family hydrolase → MRRVFVAFLLVLASIGVAPPATAQTEAAGFAIEYERIPGWGGTGIGAAVLTPTGQGTGPFPLVVMPSSWGVPNLEYVGQGAKLAKAGFQVISYSSRGFWDSEGGIDIAGPPTIADVSAVIDWADTHTPADTTRVAAVGISYGAGASLLAAAREPRIKAVGALSGWADLIASLDPNDTVNFQAVAALLALGNITGRPGPEMASLQTKFITGEIDSAITEAKALAPVRSASTVVDRINANGAAVFLANAFEDSIFPPTQYTDFFTRLTVPKRLHFAHGDHATPEGTGAVGLPNETWDELAGWLRHYLTSAANGADAEPPVQLKSQRGTWRGYPDWASVGTTRTSYLTKPAGLSRTGGLAGVPSGDWSSRIGAGVPTVADSGIILVSGALQGLLSIPTGVATGLVDRSFAGVWSGPAYSSKTIVNGSPRVHLTVTPSAADTSLFAYLYDVDAFGFGSLVAHKPFSLLDATPGLAKTVDFRLESTSWEVPAGHRLVLVVDTVDPRYRGLSKLGGSVSFSSPAGDPSWLSVPIAA, encoded by the coding sequence ATGCGCAGGGTATTTGTAGCCTTCTTGCTCGTTTTAGCCTCCATCGGCGTCGCCCCGCCGGCGACCGCGCAGACTGAGGCGGCCGGGTTCGCCATCGAGTACGAGCGGATCCCGGGCTGGGGCGGGACCGGCATCGGCGCGGCGGTGCTGACGCCGACAGGCCAGGGGACTGGGCCGTTTCCGCTGGTGGTGATGCCGTCGAGTTGGGGCGTGCCGAACCTCGAGTACGTCGGTCAGGGCGCGAAGCTGGCGAAGGCCGGGTTCCAGGTCATCTCGTATTCCAGTCGCGGCTTCTGGGACTCCGAGGGCGGTATCGACATCGCCGGGCCGCCGACGATCGCGGACGTGAGCGCGGTGATCGACTGGGCCGACACGCATACTCCGGCCGACACGACCCGCGTCGCCGCGGTTGGCATCTCGTACGGCGCCGGGGCCTCGCTGCTCGCGGCGGCACGTGAGCCGCGGATCAAGGCAGTCGGTGCGTTGAGCGGCTGGGCCGACTTGATCGCGTCCCTGGATCCCAATGACACGGTCAACTTCCAGGCAGTCGCGGCGTTACTTGCCCTGGGCAACATCACTGGTCGCCCTGGTCCCGAGATGGCGTCGCTGCAGACGAAGTTCATCACCGGCGAGATCGATTCCGCGATCACCGAGGCCAAGGCGCTCGCGCCAGTTCGGTCGGCGTCGACCGTGGTCGACCGCATTAACGCGAATGGCGCCGCAGTCTTCCTCGCGAACGCCTTCGAGGACTCGATCTTCCCACCCACGCAGTACACCGACTTCTTCACCCGGCTGACCGTGCCGAAGCGGCTGCACTTCGCCCATGGCGATCACGCGACGCCCGAGGGGACCGGCGCGGTCGGGCTGCCGAACGAGACGTGGGACGAGTTGGCCGGATGGCTGCGGCACTACCTCACCAGTGCGGCGAACGGCGCGGACGCGGAACCACCCGTCCAGCTGAAGTCCCAGCGCGGAACGTGGCGCGGGTATCCGGATTGGGCGAGCGTCGGCACCACGCGTACGTCGTACCTGACGAAACCTGCGGGCCTGAGCCGTACGGGCGGGCTGGCCGGTGTGCCGTCGGGCGACTGGTCTAGCCGGATCGGCGCGGGTGTTCCGACTGTGGCCGATAGCGGGATCATCCTTGTTTCCGGGGCTTTGCAGGGTTTGCTGTCGATCCCGACTGGGGTTGCGACCGGGCTGGTGGATCGGAGTTTCGCCGGCGTTTGGTCGGGTCCGGCGTACTCGTCGAAGACCATTGTGAACGGGTCGCCGAGGGTGCATCTGACCGTGACGCCGAGTGCGGCCGATACGTCGCTGTTCGCTTATCTGTACGACGTCGACGCGTTCGGGTTTGGCTCGCTGGTGGCGCACAAGCCGTTCAGTCTGCTGGATGCGACGCCGGGGCTGGCGAAAACGGTCGACTTCCGGTTGGAGTCCACCAGTTGGGAGGTGCCCGCGGGGCATCGGCTCGTGCTCGTGGTGGACACGGTCGATCCGCGCTATCGCGGTCTGAGCAAGCTCGGGGGTTCGGTCAGCTTCAGCTCGCCTGCTGGTGATCCGTCTTGGCTTTCGGTACCTATCGCTGCGTAG
- a CDS encoding oxidoreductase — MRWSERLIPDLTGRRALVTGPTSGLGYQTALALLRKNADVVIAGRDPARTGDAARRLASESGRTPDVLELDLADLSSVQTAAAKAVASYESLDLLVNNAGVMAPPMRRTADGFELQIGTNHLGHFALTMRLVPLLVKAPAPRVVTVSSFMHRTVRGISLGDLRAAGHYSRWDAYGKSKLANVLFMYELQRRAGSYLSSFGAHPGFASTELQTTGPSLGGVNLEARALKVATAVIAQPAAAGAWPSLYAATKRDLPPGSFVGPGFAEWRGTPKVVQASRTARDPELARLLWSWSADATGVDLPL; from the coding sequence ATGAGGTGGAGCGAGCGGTTGATACCGGATCTGACCGGGCGCCGGGCACTGGTGACAGGGCCGACGAGTGGGCTCGGGTATCAGACCGCGCTGGCGTTGCTGCGCAAGAACGCCGACGTGGTGATCGCCGGGCGCGACCCCGCGCGGACTGGCGATGCCGCCCGTCGGCTGGCCAGCGAATCCGGGCGTACGCCGGACGTGCTCGAGCTCGATCTGGCCGACCTGTCGAGCGTGCAGACCGCTGCCGCGAAGGCCGTCGCGTCGTACGAGTCGCTCGATCTGCTGGTCAACAACGCGGGCGTGATGGCGCCACCGATGCGCCGGACGGCCGATGGGTTCGAGCTGCAGATCGGGACGAATCACCTCGGCCATTTCGCGCTGACGATGCGGCTGGTGCCGTTGCTGGTGAAGGCGCCGGCGCCGCGCGTGGTGACGGTCAGCTCGTTCATGCATCGCACCGTGCGGGGGATCAGCCTCGGCGATCTGCGCGCGGCCGGGCATTACAGCCGCTGGGACGCGTACGGGAAGTCCAAGCTGGCGAACGTCCTTTTCATGTACGAGTTGCAGCGCCGCGCCGGTTCGTACCTGAGCAGTTTTGGCGCGCATCCGGGCTTTGCCTCGACCGAGTTGCAGACGACGGGCCCAAGCCTGGGCGGGGTCAACCTCGAGGCCCGGGCGCTGAAGGTCGCGACGGCCGTCATCGCTCAACCGGCCGCGGCCGGCGCCTGGCCCAGCCTGTACGCCGCTACCAAACGCGATCTGCCGCCGGGTTCGTTCGTTGGGCCGGGGTTTGCCGAGTGGCGCGGGACTCCGAAGGTCGTCCAGGCCTCGCGGACCGCGCGCGATCCCGAGCTGGCTCGCCTGCTCTGGTCCTGGTCCGCCGACGCGACGGGTGTGGACCTGCCGCTGTGA
- a CDS encoding M4 family metallopeptidase, with translation MAKSVYRRKAIAAASAGFVAVSLGLSLTNAAGAAPASQEATTESGQALKLIRTKTSLLGKHYWYQQTYNGLPVIGGYLARHVDKAGKVTAIKDGRDAVPANLSTSAKVPAETATDTANEAVAERAARSRGIGGKNTTLIPTATHGTAQLAVVGGKNARLVWNVTSRSAEGVTRTLVDAKSGAAVESKVITRNADGRGTVFDPNPVVSERNEKLQDADDASTDELWPAHKNVVLRNLDGNGKLEGKYVRIVAAEGGVAVSENNRFLYERDDDRFEQVVAYYQVNQTQEYIHKLGFTEVNNESQDFEINTFTGDNSFYDPSTDTITMGSGGVDDGEDAEVIWHEYGHAIQDDIVPGYGESLQAGSIGEGFGDYWAVTMSVPVSRGFDLPCVMDWDATSYTVEEPHCLRRTDTGKTMDDLVGQVHSDGEIWSHALWDIHNALGRDKANKVILQGTFFYAPDTSFADAARVTVQSARLLYGKAAAEKVTTAFKARKIL, from the coding sequence ATGGCGAAGAGCGTGTATCGCCGCAAGGCGATCGCGGCCGCCTCAGCCGGCTTTGTGGCAGTAAGCCTGGGGTTGTCCCTGACCAACGCCGCGGGGGCGGCACCGGCGAGTCAGGAGGCGACCACCGAGAGCGGGCAGGCGCTGAAGTTGATCCGTACCAAGACTTCATTGCTCGGAAAGCACTACTGGTACCAGCAGACGTACAACGGCCTGCCCGTGATCGGCGGATACCTCGCCCGGCACGTCGACAAGGCCGGCAAGGTGACCGCGATCAAGGACGGCCGCGACGCCGTACCCGCGAACCTGTCGACCAGCGCGAAGGTCCCGGCCGAGACCGCGACCGATACGGCGAACGAGGCCGTCGCCGAACGCGCCGCCCGGAGCCGCGGCATCGGCGGCAAGAACACGACGCTGATCCCGACCGCGACGCACGGCACCGCGCAGCTCGCCGTGGTCGGCGGCAAGAACGCCCGCCTGGTCTGGAACGTCACGTCCCGCTCGGCCGAGGGCGTCACCCGTACGCTCGTCGACGCCAAGTCCGGCGCGGCAGTCGAGTCGAAGGTGATCACCCGCAACGCCGACGGCCGCGGCACCGTCTTCGATCCGAACCCGGTGGTCAGCGAGCGCAACGAAAAGCTCCAGGACGCGGACGACGCCAGCACCGACGAGTTGTGGCCGGCACACAAGAACGTGGTGCTGCGCAACCTCGACGGCAACGGCAAACTCGAGGGCAAGTACGTCCGCATCGTCGCCGCCGAGGGCGGTGTGGCCGTCAGTGAGAACAACCGGTTCCTGTACGAGCGCGACGACGACCGATTCGAGCAGGTGGTCGCGTACTACCAGGTCAACCAGACCCAGGAGTACATCCACAAGTTGGGATTCACCGAGGTCAACAACGAGTCGCAGGACTTCGAGATCAACACCTTCACCGGTGACAACTCTTTCTACGACCCGTCCACCGACACCATCACGATGGGTTCGGGCGGCGTCGACGACGGCGAGGACGCCGAGGTCATCTGGCACGAATACGGTCACGCCATCCAGGACGACATCGTGCCCGGGTACGGCGAGTCGCTGCAGGCCGGTTCGATCGGCGAGGGCTTCGGCGACTACTGGGCGGTGACGATGTCCGTGCCGGTCAGCCGCGGTTTCGATCTGCCCTGCGTGATGGACTGGGACGCCACCTCGTACACGGTGGAAGAGCCGCACTGCCTGCGTCGTACCGACACGGGTAAGACCATGGACGACCTGGTCGGCCAGGTGCACTCCGACGGCGAGATCTGGTCGCACGCCTTGTGGGACATCCACAACGCGCTTGGCCGGGACAAGGCCAACAAGGTGATCCTCCAGGGCACGTTCTTCTACGCCCCGGACACCTCCTTCGCCGACGCCGCGCGGGTCACCGTGCAGTCCGCGCGTCTGCTCTACGGCAAGGCGGCCGCCGAGAAGGTCACCACCGCTTTCAAGGCTCGCAAGATTCTCTGA
- a CDS encoding LamG-like jellyroll fold domain-containing protein, with the protein MKRSTRLWRHRVTALAAAGALASTALAGGSSQAAPLTNTFTASPTDPASAAESGAEAAESGAKAAESGVKSAANAGGWRMGVPPLTTPWTNDVSPTNALPEYPRPQLTRSKWQNLNGVWEFAGAAVGEAPPIGEALAERVLVPYPIESALSGIQRSEERMWYRRTFAVPTDWKVGKGYRLQLNFGAVDYDAKVWVNGRQVATHRGGYDGFSVDVTNVLRRTGPQELIVWAEDLTDATFQPIGKQRRTGDHGIFYQGSSGIWRTVWMEPIATAAIDRLQLTPDVPGQALKLTADTSGPAGVDVEATAYDGSKVVGQVRGKADTPLSLPIKNAKLWSPDNPFLYNLRVRVIDAGKTVDQVGSYFGMRSVGKAKGADGKLRLTLNGKILFNLSTLDQGFWPDGLNTAPTDEALRFDLEQHKVLGFNTVRKHIKVEPDRWFYWADKLGLMVWQDMPSSKTDAMPEPWRAQFKAELREMIEEHKSFTSITTWVPFNEGWGEWIREETGQIADSVKAQDPSRLVNAHSGVNCCNSKGDSGRGDMIDHHAYLGPATSSPDENRVAVDGEHGGFGLKTPDHMWFGDGFAYEMTPDKATLTRRYVENQRDVIRSANTCGISASVYTQITDVEGELNGFFTYDRQVTKMDVAQVRAVNQAIIRSADGTGTNGPTPPPGTPGADGIHFYPLNESTGTTTEDVVGDADATLIGGAVFGPGKNGNGVALNGNGQFIDTGANLIDTNGNYTASAWVKLNKADGGFQTVVSQDGDRDSAFFLQYSGADQRFAMSFTGQRALAPTKPVVGQWYHLTGVRDAARGELKLYVDGELVATRSACSLDASSAGNTVIGRGKFGGNPVDHLDGTVDQVHLFDRALTPTEVKTLYTSGN; encoded by the coding sequence ATGAAGCGATCGACCCGACTGTGGCGCCATCGCGTCACCGCGCTGGCCGCCGCCGGAGCCCTGGCCTCGACTGCGCTCGCCGGCGGCTCCTCTCAAGCCGCCCCTCTCACCAACACTTTCACCGCATCGCCCACCGACCCTGCTTCGGCCGCTGAGTCCGGCGCAGAGGCCGCCGAGTCCGGTGCAAAGGCCGCCGAGAGCGGTGTGAAGTCCGCCGCGAATGCTGGTGGTTGGCGGATGGGGGTGCCGCCGCTTACTACGCCGTGGACGAATGATGTGTCGCCCACCAACGCGCTGCCCGAATACCCGCGTCCTCAGCTCACCCGCTCGAAGTGGCAGAACCTCAACGGTGTTTGGGAGTTCGCCGGTGCGGCAGTAGGCGAAGCGCCGCCGATCGGGGAGGCGCTCGCCGAGAGAGTCCTCGTGCCGTACCCGATCGAGTCGGCTCTTTCCGGCATCCAGCGCAGCGAAGAGCGGATGTGGTACCGGCGTACGTTCGCCGTTCCCACCGACTGGAAAGTCGGCAAGGGCTACCGCCTCCAGCTCAACTTCGGTGCCGTCGACTACGACGCGAAGGTCTGGGTGAACGGCCGCCAGGTCGCCACCCATCGCGGCGGCTACGACGGCTTCAGCGTGGACGTAACGAACGTGCTGCGCCGGACCGGCCCGCAGGAGCTGATCGTCTGGGCCGAGGACCTCACCGACGCGACGTTCCAGCCGATCGGCAAACAACGCCGCACCGGCGACCACGGCATCTTCTACCAAGGCAGTTCCGGCATCTGGCGCACCGTCTGGATGGAACCAATCGCGACCGCCGCGATCGACCGCCTCCAACTCACACCAGATGTACCCGGCCAGGCGCTCAAACTAACGGCTGACACGAGCGGCCCGGCCGGGGTGGACGTGGAGGCAACGGCGTACGACGGAAGCAAGGTCGTCGGCCAGGTGCGCGGTAAGGCCGACACCCCGTTGAGCCTGCCGATCAAGAACGCCAAACTCTGGTCGCCCGACAACCCGTTCCTCTATAACCTAAGAGTCCGGGTTATAGACGCAGGCAAGACCGTTGACCAGGTCGGCTCGTACTTCGGGATGCGCTCGGTCGGCAAGGCGAAAGGGGCCGACGGCAAGCTTCGGCTGACGCTGAACGGCAAGATCCTGTTCAACCTCTCCACGCTGGACCAGGGGTTCTGGCCGGACGGGCTCAACACCGCGCCGACCGATGAGGCGTTGCGGTTCGACCTCGAACAGCACAAGGTGCTCGGATTCAACACCGTCCGCAAGCACATCAAGGTGGAGCCGGATCGCTGGTTCTACTGGGCCGACAAGCTCGGGCTGATGGTCTGGCAGGACATGCCGTCCTCGAAGACCGACGCGATGCCCGAGCCGTGGCGTGCGCAATTCAAGGCCGAGCTGCGCGAGATGATCGAGGAGCACAAGAGCTTCACGTCGATCACGACCTGGGTGCCGTTCAACGAGGGCTGGGGTGAGTGGATTCGCGAGGAGACCGGGCAGATCGCCGACAGCGTGAAGGCGCAGGATCCGTCCCGCCTGGTCAACGCACACTCCGGCGTGAACTGCTGCAACTCCAAGGGCGATTCGGGTCGAGGCGACATGATCGATCACCACGCCTACCTCGGCCCGGCGACGTCTTCGCCGGACGAGAACCGCGTCGCGGTCGACGGCGAGCACGGCGGCTTCGGCCTGAAGACGCCCGACCACATGTGGTTCGGCGACGGCTTCGCGTACGAGATGACGCCCGACAAGGCCACCCTCACCCGCCGGTACGTCGAGAACCAGCGCGACGTGATCCGCTCGGCCAACACCTGCGGCATCAGCGCCTCGGTCTACACCCAGATCACCGATGTCGAGGGTGAGCTCAACGGCTTCTTCACGTACGACCGCCAAGTCACCAAGATGGACGTCGCGCAAGTCCGTGCGGTGAACCAGGCCATCATCCGATCGGCCGACGGCACTGGTACGAACGGCCCGACCCCGCCACCCGGCACTCCCGGCGCCGACGGCATCCACTTCTACCCACTGAACGAATCCACCGGTACGACGACCGAGGATGTCGTGGGCGACGCGGATGCCACTCTGATCGGTGGTGCCGTTTTCGGGCCGGGTAAGAACGGCAATGGCGTCGCGCTCAACGGCAACGGCCAGTTCATCGACACCGGCGCCAACCTGATCGACACCAACGGCAACTACACCGCCTCCGCATGGGTCAAGCTCAACAAGGCCGACGGTGGATTCCAGACCGTGGTGAGTCAGGACGGCGATCGCGACAGCGCGTTCTTCCTGCAGTACTCCGGCGCCGACCAGCGCTTCGCGATGAGCTTCACCGGGCAGCGTGCACTGGCACCGACGAAACCCGTCGTCGGCCAGTGGTACCACCTGACCGGCGTGCGGGATGCCGCCCGCGGCGAGCTCAAGCTGTACGTCGACGGCGAGCTCGTCGCCACCCGCAGCGCATGCAGCCTGGACGCGTCCTCGGCCGGCAACACGGTCATCGGGCGCGGCAAGTTCGGCGGCAACCCGGTCGACCACCTAGACGGCACGGTCGACCAAGTTCACCTGTTTGATCGAGCCCTCACGCCCACCGAAGTTAAGACTCTGTACACGTCTGGCAACTGA
- a CDS encoding helix-turn-helix transcriptional regulator — protein MLETSARLLKLLSLLQLHREWTGPDLAERMGVSTRTVRRDVDKLRELGYPVNASTGITGGYRLGAGSALPPLLLDDEEAVAVTVGLRSAANFSVSGIEETSVRALAKLEQVLPSRLRHRVDALQRFIVATPGTGPTVDPSLLVLLAGACRDHERLRFDYLDHTGTPTLRSTEPHRLVTRGRRWYLVAWDVDRDDWRTYRVDRIKPRTPMGPRFSPREAPAEDLASYVTKGVSTASWRYRVRVRLHASKEEMLARLPMYVGDFEAIDENTCELSTGSDNLEMSAGYLAMLGVGFDVIEPPELKPALQTIADRLTHAATASPRPR, from the coding sequence ATGCTGGAGACCTCGGCAAGACTCCTCAAGCTGCTCTCCCTGCTCCAGTTGCACCGGGAGTGGACCGGCCCGGACCTGGCCGAGCGGATGGGCGTCAGCACCCGTACGGTCCGCCGCGACGTCGACAAGCTTCGTGAGCTCGGCTACCCGGTCAACGCGAGTACGGGCATCACTGGCGGCTATCGCCTCGGGGCCGGCTCGGCGCTGCCGCCGTTGCTACTAGACGACGAGGAGGCTGTAGCGGTCACAGTTGGCCTCCGCTCGGCCGCCAATTTCTCGGTCAGTGGGATCGAGGAGACCTCCGTACGCGCTCTAGCCAAGCTCGAGCAGGTGCTGCCCTCACGTCTACGACACCGGGTGGACGCGCTACAACGCTTCATAGTCGCTACACCCGGCACAGGTCCCACCGTCGACCCGTCCTTGCTAGTGCTGCTTGCGGGCGCCTGCAGGGATCACGAGCGTCTGAGGTTCGACTACCTCGACCACACGGGCACGCCCACCTTGCGGAGTACTGAGCCGCACCGCCTCGTCACACGCGGCCGCCGCTGGTACCTGGTGGCCTGGGACGTCGATCGCGACGACTGGCGTACGTATCGCGTCGACCGGATCAAGCCGCGTACGCCGATGGGCCCGCGTTTCAGCCCGCGTGAAGCGCCTGCCGAGGACCTCGCGTCGTACGTCACCAAGGGGGTTTCGACGGCGTCCTGGCGCTACCGGGTCCGGGTGCGGCTGCACGCGTCGAAGGAGGAGATGCTCGCCCGGTTGCCGATGTACGTCGGCGACTTCGAGGCCATCGACGAGAACACGTGCGAGTTGTCGACCGGTTCGGACAACCTCGAGATGTCGGCCGGATACCTGGCGATGCTCGGTGTCGGCTTCGACGTGATCGAGCCGCCGGAGCTCAAACCCGCACTGCAGACCATCGCCGACAGACTCACCCACGCCGCGACAGCCTCACCAAGGCCGCGGTGA